One window of Polycladomyces subterraneus genomic DNA carries:
- a CDS encoding glycosyltransferase family 4 protein, producing MRLKVLVISHMYPNPANPMSGIFVHNQVKALVAAGVECRVVSPIPRFPLYPKWKAYREFPKRTVMDGIIIDYVPTWMFPGGFFFGAYGMLYYWSLSRHLTALRREFPFDLIHCHTIYPDGHAGGKLKSLFGVPVVSTIHGSDIRLYPKRSRWVYRNTEEALRLSDHIIAVSDRLRKEALQMVAGIEAVTIYNGFDPSRFYPRNQKEVRQQLGLDEQHKIALFVGNFYPVKGLSYLLTAFAQLVEKDPSVRLVMVGDGPLKSQLQRQCSEAGIRDYVLFQGRRPHDEIPLWINAADVVVLSSLSEGLPSILLESMGCGKPFVATDVGGIAEILQHRKTGFLVKPENADELARYLSILLIEEEGLAHDMGERAYTLSGSLTWKENAERVKRLYEQMLNQQVDTSS from the coding sequence ATGCGATTGAAAGTATTGGTCATCTCACACATGTATCCGAACCCTGCCAATCCGATGTCCGGTATTTTCGTACACAATCAGGTGAAGGCACTCGTCGCCGCAGGCGTCGAGTGCCGGGTTGTTTCGCCGATCCCGCGGTTTCCGCTGTATCCCAAATGGAAAGCGTACAGGGAATTTCCCAAGCGAACGGTAATGGACGGCATTATCATTGATTATGTCCCCACTTGGATGTTTCCCGGAGGATTCTTTTTCGGTGCCTACGGTATGTTGTATTACTGGTCGCTGTCCCGGCATCTGACGGCGTTGCGTCGGGAGTTTCCGTTTGATCTCATTCATTGCCATACCATTTATCCCGATGGTCACGCTGGTGGCAAGCTGAAATCACTGTTCGGTGTACCAGTGGTCAGTACGATCCACGGTTCGGATATCCGTCTGTATCCCAAGCGTAGCCGTTGGGTATATCGCAACACTGAGGAAGCGCTCCGTCTGTCCGATCACATCATCGCAGTGAGCGACCGCCTGCGCAAGGAAGCATTGCAAATGGTGGCCGGAATTGAAGCCGTCACCATTTACAACGGGTTTGACCCTTCCCGCTTTTATCCACGAAATCAAAAGGAAGTCCGACAACAGTTAGGGTTGGATGAACAACACAAAATCGCATTGTTTGTCGGAAATTTTTATCCGGTGAAAGGATTGTCCTACCTGTTGACGGCATTTGCCCAACTGGTGGAAAAGGATCCATCCGTCCGTCTCGTCATGGTGGGAGACGGGCCGCTCAAATCACAGCTTCAGCGGCAATGCAGTGAAGCGGGGATCCGGGATTATGTTCTCTTTCAGGGACGCAGGCCGCATGACGAAATTCCGTTATGGATCAACGCTGCCGATGTGGTGGTGTTGTCCAGTTTGAGCGAGGGGTTGCCGTCGATCCTGCTGGAATCGATGGGGTGTGGAAAACCGTTTGTGGCGACTGATGTGGGCGGGATTGCGGAAATTCTGCAACACCGAAAGACCGGTTTTCTCGTCAAGCCGGAAAATGCGGATGAATTGGCACGTTATCTGTCCATCTTATTAATCGAGGAAGAAGGATTGGCGCACGATATGGGCGAGCGTGCGTATACCCTGTCGGGCTCGTTAACATGGAAAGAAAACGCCGAGCGGGTAAAGCGGTTGTACGAACAAATGTTGAATCAACAAGTTGACACATCATCGTGA
- the wecB gene encoding non-hydrolyzing UDP-N-acetylglucosamine 2-epimerase has product MKVVTVVGARPQFIKAAPVSRKLREKGTEVLVHTGQHYDKSMSDVFFEELNIPAPDYHLGVGSKSHGAQTGEMLAKVEEVLLAEKPDCLLVYGDTNSTLAGALAAAKLHIPVAHVEAGLRSFNRRMPEEINRVLTDHVSRWLFCPTETAVRHLKNEGITDGVHLTGDVMMDAVLYNRQLADEKSNVLDRLGLSSRSYVLVTLHRAENTDVPERLEGIVRALNQLSVPAVLPLHPRTRGKLAQTGLTIDNPNVRVIEPVGYLDMLQLESHAKKILTDSGGVQKEAFFVSVPCITMRDETEWTETVELGCNILVGADTDKILDAVERFEVDFSSIAPVFGDGHAADHIAERLSADL; this is encoded by the coding sequence ATGAAAGTTGTGACCGTTGTTGGGGCGCGACCCCAATTCATCAAGGCGGCACCCGTCTCCCGCAAATTGCGTGAAAAAGGGACGGAAGTGTTGGTGCATACGGGACAGCACTATGACAAGTCCATGTCGGACGTTTTTTTCGAGGAACTGAATATTCCCGCGCCCGATTACCACTTGGGTGTCGGTTCCAAATCTCATGGTGCACAGACGGGTGAAATGCTGGCCAAAGTGGAAGAAGTGCTATTGGCGGAAAAACCGGATTGCCTCTTGGTGTACGGCGATACCAACTCTACGTTGGCCGGTGCGTTGGCCGCTGCCAAACTGCATATCCCCGTCGCACACGTCGAAGCGGGTCTCCGCAGTTTCAATCGCCGCATGCCGGAGGAGATCAACCGTGTGTTGACCGATCACGTATCCCGCTGGCTCTTTTGCCCGACAGAAACGGCGGTGCGTCACCTGAAGAATGAAGGGATTACTGATGGTGTCCATCTGACGGGGGATGTAATGATGGACGCGGTGTTGTACAATCGGCAGTTGGCCGATGAGAAATCAAATGTGCTGGATCGCTTGGGTCTTTCCTCCCGTTCGTATGTGTTGGTGACGCTCCACAGGGCGGAGAACACCGATGTACCTGAACGGTTGGAGGGAATTGTCCGGGCCTTGAACCAATTGTCTGTGCCGGCTGTACTGCCGCTTCATCCTCGGACGCGTGGCAAGTTGGCCCAGACTGGACTGACCATTGACAACCCCAATGTACGCGTGATCGAACCGGTGGGGTATTTGGACATGCTGCAGTTGGAATCTCACGCCAAGAAAATCCTGACCGATTCCGGCGGGGTGCAGAAGGAAGCCTTTTTCGTTTCCGTCCCGTGCATCACGATGCGGGATGAAACCGAATGGACGGAGACGGTGGAGTTGGGATGCAATATCCTGGTTGGAGCCGATACCGACAAGATTCTGGATGCAGTGGAACGGTTTGAAGTGGACTTTTCTTCGATCGCGCCGGTGTTTGGAGATGGACATGCCGCAGATCACATCGCCGAGCGCTTATCGGCGGACCTTTGA
- the fabZ gene encoding 3-hydroxyacyl-ACP dehydratase FabZ has translation MEMDAIAIQQVIPHRYPFLLVDRITEVEEGKRAVGIKNVTINEPFFQGHFPDYPVMPGVLIVEALAQVGAVAVLGLEENRGKLAFFTGIDKFRFREQVKPGDVLELEVEMVKLRGSLGKGQGTARVNGKVVAEGELMFAITDPR, from the coding sequence ATGGAAATGGACGCCATAGCGATCCAGCAAGTTATCCCGCATCGATATCCGTTTTTGTTGGTGGACCGGATTACGGAGGTCGAAGAGGGAAAACGTGCCGTCGGAATCAAAAACGTCACCATCAATGAACCGTTTTTTCAAGGGCATTTTCCCGACTATCCCGTCATGCCCGGAGTATTGATCGTGGAGGCGTTGGCACAGGTGGGTGCGGTTGCCGTACTCGGCTTGGAGGAGAATCGGGGTAAGTTGGCGTTTTTTACTGGAATCGACAAATTCCGGTTTAGAGAGCAAGTGAAGCCGGGTGACGTGTTGGAGTTGGAAGTAGAGATGGTGAAACTGCGCGGCTCGCTCGGCAAGGGGCAGGGAACTGCAAGGGTGAATGGGAAAGTGGTGGCTGAGGGAGAATTAATGTTTGCCATCACTGATCCCCGATAA
- a CDS encoding NAD-dependent malic enzyme encodes MVETPSKPGNLGRVATAIGSVGGDIGDIVTVQIGPFTTMRDITVHCENEEQLHAVIDAIQCLGGGIRVRTVSDDVLRAHEGGKIHMKSKMDIRSLADLRRVYTPGVANVCRVIQEEPEKARIYTSIGNTVAIVTDGTAILGLGDIGPVAGMPVMEGKAALFDRFAGISGVPILLNTKDPDEIVRTVKTISPGFGGILLEDIGSPHCFEVENRLKEELDIPVMHDDQHGTAVVTLAAVISACRCAGVDLKEAVVGQVGLGAAGLAICRMFLAYGVQRVHGVDLNEDAKKRLAAYGGEPLDSLEELMQTCDIVISTTGVPGLIKPEMIQKGQVILALSNPKPEIEPEDALKAGAGFAADGRSVNNVLGFPGIFRGVLNAGAKRITHEMLVVAAEAIASCTRDGELVPHPLNPKVHREVARAVEEVAGRGL; translated from the coding sequence ATGGTGGAAACGCCTTCAAAACCCGGGAACTTGGGGCGAGTAGCAACCGCGATCGGTTCGGTGGGCGGTGATATCGGAGACATTGTCACGGTGCAGATCGGACCGTTCACTACCATGCGCGACATCACTGTGCATTGTGAGAACGAGGAGCAATTACACGCTGTTATCGACGCGATTCAATGCCTGGGCGGCGGAATCCGGGTTCGCACCGTATCCGATGACGTGCTGCGTGCGCACGAAGGCGGAAAAATCCATATGAAAAGCAAGATGGACATTCGCTCTCTGGCCGACTTGCGACGGGTTTATACGCCAGGCGTTGCCAACGTGTGCCGGGTGATCCAGGAAGAGCCGGAAAAAGCACGTATCTACACCAGCATCGGCAACACAGTGGCCATTGTGACGGACGGTACCGCTATTTTGGGGCTTGGCGACATCGGTCCCGTGGCCGGGATGCCGGTAATGGAAGGAAAAGCGGCGTTGTTTGATCGGTTTGCAGGGATCAGCGGTGTACCGATCCTATTGAACACCAAAGATCCCGATGAAATCGTGCGGACGGTCAAAACGATCTCCCCCGGATTTGGCGGCATCTTGCTGGAGGATATCGGTTCGCCGCATTGTTTTGAAGTGGAAAACCGGCTGAAAGAAGAGTTGGATATTCCCGTCATGCATGACGACCAACATGGTACTGCGGTTGTCACGTTGGCGGCTGTCATCTCCGCTTGCCGTTGTGCCGGAGTGGATTTGAAGGAAGCTGTGGTTGGACAAGTCGGTTTGGGTGCGGCGGGCCTCGCGATTTGCCGGATGTTCCTCGCCTATGGTGTCCAACGCGTACACGGTGTCGATTTGAACGAAGATGCCAAAAAGCGACTTGCGGCATACGGTGGGGAACCGCTGGACAGCTTGGAAGAACTGATGCAAACGTGCGACATCGTCATCTCCACCACCGGTGTACCTGGGTTGATCAAACCGGAAATGATTCAGAAAGGACAAGTCATCCTCGCGCTGTCCAACCCGAAACCGGAGATCGAGCCGGAAGATGCGCTCAAGGCTGGTGCCGGCTTTGCCGCTGACGGACGTTCGGTCAATAACGTGTTGGGCTTCCCCGGTATTTTCCGCGGTGTACTGAATGCGGGAGCCAAACGTATCACTCACGAGATGTTGGTAGTAGCAGCCGAAGCCATCGCCAGCTGCACTCGGGATGGAGAACTGGTCCCGCACCCCCTCAACCCCAAAGTGCACCGAGAAGTAGCCAGGGCAGTGGAAGAAGTGGCTGGTCGTGGCTTGTGA
- the pgsA gene encoding CDP-diacylglycerol--glycerol-3-phosphate 3-phosphatidyltransferase, whose amino-acid sequence MNVPNLLTLFRFVLIPLYLFFFFSDLPNRMYWAFGVILLAGLTDVVDGYLARKHRQVTQLGIMLDPLADKLMMLSVFLSLLISERISIWAGVAIVLRDVGMIVGSAFFHFRGKRTVPANALGKLTTFLFYVALFLLMFELPFAQTFLWGVIAISFVTTLIYLFQFKMINQRLM is encoded by the coding sequence GTGAACGTGCCCAACCTGTTGACGCTCTTTCGGTTCGTGTTGATTCCGTTGTACTTATTCTTCTTTTTTTCCGATCTTCCGAATCGGATGTATTGGGCTTTCGGGGTCATCCTTTTGGCGGGGTTGACGGACGTGGTGGACGGGTATTTGGCTCGCAAACACAGGCAAGTGACCCAATTGGGTATCATGCTGGACCCGCTGGCGGATAAACTGATGATGCTGTCCGTGTTTTTGTCGCTGTTGATATCGGAGCGCATCAGTATTTGGGCAGGTGTAGCGATTGTCCTTCGCGACGTGGGGATGATCGTCGGTTCTGCTTTCTTCCATTTTCGCGGGAAACGGACCGTACCGGCCAATGCATTGGGGAAATTGACCACGTTTTTGTTTTATGTCGCGCTGTTTTTGTTGATGTTCGAGCTGCCGTTTGCGCAGACCTTCTTGTGGGGCGTGATCGCGATTTCGTTTGTAACCACGCTCATCTATTTATTCCAATTCAAAATGATCAACCAACGTCTGATGTAG
- a CDS encoding DNA-directed RNA polymerase subunit beta: MQEDKNKPDTSHSTSHLVIPEPDQSDVEKAESAQPALSGKPELGNWKWSEDTPTEKEINPASPSSDLVETGTESKSESEAVSPVVSPVESTDQQDPEKEEPSAEEEKETTPSDSEEGERSPDSLSQQQVDPKVIEEVSQDDEQDDQADEWEEDDEPVRRPIGKLKWSQDDEAPLDTTAPIAVAAEAVQDAPSSTPEPSQSQADKVEDELKDISQKRWSGAKWVKRTLLFLPLVWVIVLAVGLMIGYGVMGDQPPGEVFNPDLWKHLYDLIYG; encoded by the coding sequence ATGCAAGAGGATAAAAACAAGCCCGATACCAGCCATTCGACGTCTCATCTGGTAATTCCCGAACCTGATCAGTCGGACGTGGAGAAAGCTGAATCTGCCCAACCTGCCTTATCCGGAAAGCCGGAGCTTGGAAACTGGAAATGGAGCGAGGACACCCCCACTGAAAAGGAAATCAATCCTGCCTCCCCATCCTCTGACCTGGTGGAAACCGGAACGGAATCGAAGAGTGAATCGGAAGCCGTTTCGCCGGTGGTTTCACCAGTGGAATCGACGGATCAACAGGATCCAGAAAAAGAGGAACCGTCCGCCGAAGAAGAGAAAGAGACGACACCATCCGACAGCGAGGAAGGCGAGAGAAGCCCGGATTCTCTCAGCCAGCAACAGGTGGACCCAAAGGTGATCGAAGAAGTTTCACAGGACGATGAACAGGACGATCAGGCGGACGAATGGGAAGAGGATGACGAGCCCGTTCGAAGACCGATCGGCAAGCTGAAATGGAGCCAGGACGATGAAGCCCCCCTTGATACAACCGCCCCGATCGCGGTTGCGGCGGAAGCGGTGCAAGATGCACCCTCATCGACCCCGGAGCCGTCTCAATCGCAGGCGGACAAGGTAGAGGATGAGCTGAAGGATATTTCGCAGAAACGCTGGTCAGGAGCCAAGTGGGTAAAGCGTACCCTGTTATTCCTTCCGTTGGTGTGGGTCATCGTATTGGCTGTCGGCTTGATGATCGGTTACGGTGTGATGGGGGATCAACCTCCAGGTGAGGTATTCAACCCGGATTTGTGGAAGCATCTGTATGATTTGATCTACGGGTGA
- the spoIIID gene encoding sporulation transcriptional regulator SpoIIID: MHDYIKERTIKIGRYFVETRNTVRMIAKEFGVSKSTVHKDLTERLPEINPELASQVKEILEYHKSIRHLRGGEATKIKYKRKHHQKENARGKDHVAKVSITT; the protein is encoded by the coding sequence GTGCACGATTACATCAAGGAGCGCACCATCAAGATTGGTCGCTACTTTGTGGAAACTAGAAATACTGTTCGTATGATTGCCAAGGAATTCGGTGTTTCCAAAAGCACGGTGCACAAAGATCTGACGGAACGATTACCCGAGATTAACCCGGAACTCGCCAGTCAAGTCAAAGAAATTTTGGAATATCATAAGTCGATCCGTCATTTAAGGGGAGGAGAAGCCACCAAGATCAAATATAAACGGAAACATCACCAGAAAGAAAACGCGCGTGGGAAAGATCATGTCGCCAAGGTGAGTATCACCACTTAA
- a CDS encoding M23 family metallopeptidase, which produces MKPEQPNKPIQMDNAKQGIRWKRLFAKKWAFPAIYLAAAALILTVVWLYQNAQESGVTKPGTDVQISHNTVPVDQKAEQMTTPVSKTADADVQMGYYDETSSAKVKEKALVKYANTYWPHSGLDYARKDGKSFDVIAALSGKVIRVEQNPLVGQQVEIQHENGLITVYQSLTDIRVKVGQEVKQGDVIAQAGRNNFEKEAGVHLHFEVRKGNQTVQPELYLK; this is translated from the coding sequence ATGAAACCAGAACAACCAAATAAACCGATCCAAATGGACAATGCGAAGCAGGGAATCCGATGGAAACGCCTGTTTGCAAAGAAATGGGCTTTTCCGGCCATCTACCTCGCAGCTGCCGCACTCATTCTCACCGTGGTTTGGTTGTACCAAAACGCGCAAGAGTCTGGGGTAACCAAACCCGGAACGGATGTGCAAATCAGCCACAATACCGTGCCGGTCGATCAAAAAGCTGAACAGATGACGACACCAGTTTCCAAGACCGCCGATGCCGACGTACAGATGGGTTACTATGACGAAACCTCGTCCGCCAAAGTCAAAGAAAAGGCATTGGTAAAATATGCCAATACGTATTGGCCGCATTCGGGACTCGACTACGCCCGCAAAGACGGTAAAAGTTTCGATGTAATCGCCGCGTTGAGCGGAAAAGTGATCCGAGTGGAACAAAATCCGCTGGTCGGTCAGCAAGTGGAGATTCAGCACGAAAACGGCTTGATCACCGTATACCAAAGTTTGACGGATATCCGCGTTAAAGTGGGTCAAGAGGTCAAACAAGGTGATGTGATCGCTCAAGCCGGAAGAAACAACTTTGAGAAAGAAGCCGGTGTCCACCTCCATTTTGAGGTGAGAAAAGGCAACCAAACGGTGCAGCCGGAACTGTACTTGAAATAA
- the spoIID gene encoding stage II sporulation protein D — MHKGFVVYVVAFLSVMLAVPALVTYFDASTESHANEPIRLTHDAHEPIIRVFLTKERRVVAIPLESYIRGVVAAEMPAHFHLEALKAQAMAARTYIAERLAKGDFSDMRSYGKAAEDAQVTDSPDHQAFLTDEQLKMEWKDRYPSYSNRVNQAVQETRGKILLYKGKPIYAAFFSTSNGQTENAEDYFRQSYPYLRSVPSPWDRQSPKYRAQIRFAMSEVSRRLEAFTGKKLIAQSVTGAKWISEAERTKSDRIRRIRIGDQWFTGRQVREALGLPSTDFTWSIRGGTIMFITQGYGHGVGMSQWGANLLAKQGRSAEEIVRYYYRGVTIGNWR, encoded by the coding sequence ATGCACAAAGGATTTGTTGTTTATGTGGTTGCGTTTCTCTCAGTGATGCTGGCTGTCCCGGCATTGGTGACATATTTTGATGCATCGACCGAATCCCATGCGAATGAACCCATCCGGTTGACACATGATGCACATGAGCCGATTATCCGCGTCTTTTTGACCAAAGAGCGGCGTGTCGTGGCAATCCCACTTGAATCCTATATCCGGGGTGTGGTAGCGGCGGAGATGCCAGCCCACTTTCACTTGGAGGCGCTGAAAGCCCAAGCGATGGCGGCACGTACCTATATTGCCGAACGGCTGGCCAAGGGGGATTTTTCCGATATGCGGTCATACGGTAAGGCGGCCGAGGATGCCCAAGTGACCGATTCTCCGGATCACCAAGCGTTTCTGACGGACGAGCAGTTAAAAATGGAGTGGAAAGACCGATATCCCTCATACTCAAACCGGGTCAATCAGGCGGTTCAGGAAACACGAGGAAAAATTTTGTTATATAAGGGAAAACCGATCTATGCGGCCTTTTTCTCCACCAGCAATGGACAAACGGAAAACGCGGAAGATTATTTCCGTCAATCGTATCCGTATTTGCGGAGCGTACCGTCTCCCTGGGATCGTCAATCGCCCAAGTACCGAGCGCAAATCCGGTTCGCGATGAGCGAGGTCAGTCGCCGTTTGGAAGCATTCACCGGAAAGAAACTGATCGCCCAGTCCGTTACGGGAGCCAAATGGATCAGCGAAGCGGAACGAACCAAAAGCGACCGTATCAGGAGAATCCGAATCGGGGATCAATGGTTTACCGGACGTCAGGTTCGGGAGGCGTTGGGATTGCCGTCTACGGATTTCACCTGGAGCATTCGTGGTGGTACCATCATGTTCATCACCCAGGGTTACGGGCACGGTGTCGGGATGAGCCAATGGGGGGCGAACCTTTTGGCCAAGCAGGGCAGGTCGGCCGAGGAGATCGTCCGATATTATTATCGTGGTGTGACCATCGGAAATTGGCGATAA
- the murA gene encoding UDP-N-acetylglucosamine 1-carboxyvinyltransferase codes for MEKIIVRGGKKLKGRVKIHGAKNAVLPIIAASILASRGEIVIHDTPLLEDVKTITQLLQSLGAEAKLEEGSAHIRAEKLTTTQAPYDLVRKMRASFLVMGPLLARKKHARIPLPGGCAIGSRPIDQHLKGFEAMGAEFEIGQGFIEGRVPDRLRGARIYLDVASVGATENIMMAAALAEGRTIIENAAREPEIVDLANFLNAMGAQVRGAGTGTIRIDGVDFLRGTEYTVIPDRIEAGTYMVAAAITRGEVFVEGAIPDHINPLIAKLREMGVHVLEGENGVHVRAEGKLQPVDVKTLPYPGFPTDMQSQMMALLLTADGNSVVTETVFENRFMHVEEMKRMGAKIKINGRSAFIEGGHPLSGAEVKATDLRAGAALVLAGLAAEGTTVVTELHHIDRGYVQLVEKLQALGADIKRVKVDAEKDVSSVQPSYA; via the coding sequence TTGGAAAAGATCATTGTTCGTGGCGGCAAGAAGTTGAAAGGCAGAGTGAAGATTCACGGTGCGAAGAACGCTGTCCTACCGATCATCGCCGCTTCCATTCTCGCATCGCGGGGAGAAATCGTCATTCATGACACTCCCCTGCTGGAAGACGTCAAAACGATCACCCAACTGCTCCAAAGCTTGGGCGCGGAAGCGAAGCTGGAAGAAGGGTCCGCTCACATCCGGGCGGAAAAGTTGACAACGACCCAGGCACCGTACGATTTGGTACGGAAAATGCGCGCTTCGTTCCTGGTGATGGGCCCATTGTTGGCGCGCAAAAAACATGCTCGAATTCCGCTGCCTGGTGGGTGCGCGATCGGAAGCCGTCCGATCGATCAGCATCTCAAAGGGTTTGAAGCGATGGGAGCCGAGTTTGAAATCGGCCAAGGGTTTATCGAGGGACGCGTGCCGGATCGTTTGCGGGGGGCCCGTATCTATCTCGATGTGGCCAGTGTTGGAGCGACGGAAAATATCATGATGGCGGCAGCACTGGCGGAAGGGCGCACCATCATCGAAAATGCGGCGCGGGAACCGGAAATCGTGGATCTGGCCAATTTCCTGAACGCGATGGGTGCCCAAGTGCGGGGTGCCGGTACCGGGACGATCCGCATCGACGGGGTGGATTTCCTGCGGGGAACGGAATATACCGTCATTCCCGATCGGATCGAGGCTGGCACATACATGGTCGCGGCAGCGATCACGCGCGGCGAAGTGTTTGTGGAGGGAGCGATTCCCGATCACATCAATCCGCTGATTGCCAAGCTGCGTGAAATGGGTGTCCATGTATTGGAAGGCGAGAACGGCGTTCATGTCCGTGCGGAAGGCAAATTGCAGCCGGTGGACGTCAAAACGCTGCCATATCCGGGGTTCCCGACGGATATGCAATCGCAGATGATGGCGTTGCTGCTGACGGCGGACGGTAACAGCGTGGTAACTGAGACCGTATTTGAAAACCGGTTCATGCACGTCGAAGAAATGAAACGCATGGGTGCGAAGATCAAAATCAATGGTCGCTCTGCCTTTATCGAGGGGGGCCATCCGCTGTCCGGAGCTGAAGTGAAAGCCACCGACCTGCGAGCGGGAGCTGCGCTTGTGTTGGCTGGACTAGCAGCCGAAGGCACCACGGTAGTAACGGAACTGCATCATATCGACAGAGGCTACGTTCAATTGGTGGAGAAATTGCAGGCATTGGGTGCGGATATCAAACGTGTGAAGGTGGACGCGGAGAAAGACGTATCCTCTGTGCAGCCCTCATATGCTTAA
- a CDS encoding YwmB family TATA-box binding protein, producing MRSKWLTLTFALIILSTFIVASAPAAMPEQTLTHVFLEMGAQPERYVLHHGGRTAQVMEGHRVGQWTDELRQALGLSPAQREEGDGLRWSASGWWGRNQRVELIVINDEPTKRWIQPYVSVRINGRGRPDAAFFRARQRLVKRLEQQGIAPRLHFSIQGYQQLQPSNKEQWIQQAMKRMRAREVEALRTAPTTSVSCYSPLFPDGLNTQGGFMNLQVAARMDPLHHRIAVTMGTPIITIEY from the coding sequence ATGCGGTCCAAATGGTTGACACTCACGTTTGCACTGATTATTCTAAGTACGTTCATTGTTGCATCGGCTCCGGCAGCGATGCCGGAACAAACGCTGACCCATGTGTTTTTGGAAATGGGCGCACAACCGGAGCGATACGTGTTGCACCATGGCGGGCGAACCGCTCAGGTGATGGAAGGACACCGAGTGGGCCAATGGACGGATGAATTGCGGCAGGCTTTGGGTTTGTCGCCGGCTCAGCGCGAAGAAGGAGACGGTCTGCGTTGGTCCGCCTCCGGCTGGTGGGGGCGAAACCAACGGGTGGAATTGATCGTTATCAACGATGAGCCAACAAAGCGGTGGATTCAACCGTACGTATCGGTTCGCATCAATGGTCGGGGACGTCCTGACGCGGCATTTTTCCGCGCCCGGCAACGTCTCGTAAAACGATTGGAACAGCAGGGAATCGCGCCCAGGTTGCACTTCTCGATTCAAGGATATCAGCAGTTGCAACCGTCGAATAAAGAGCAGTGGATCCAGCAAGCGATGAAGCGGATGCGCGCGCGGGAGGTGGAAGCGCTGCGCACGGCGCCGACCACCAGCGTTTCCTGTTATTCCCCCTTGTTCCCCGATGGATTGAACACGCAGGGCGGTTTCATGAATTTGCAGGTTGCCGCACGAATGGACCCCCTGCATCATCGTATCGCCGTGACCATGGGGACTCCGATCATTACCATAGAATACTAG
- a CDS encoding DUF1146 family protein, producing the protein MVDGATSLGVTALVNIILSLVSIAFSWWALTNLRLDVFMRQPKSMQAHALMILLSVVLGHGLASFLIDYMGWSRLISQLF; encoded by the coding sequence ATGGTGGATGGGGCGACAAGCTTAGGCGTGACCGCTCTCGTCAACATCATCCTGTCGCTCGTCAGCATCGCTTTCAGCTGGTGGGCACTGACCAATCTCCGGTTGGACGTCTTTATGCGCCAACCCAAATCAATGCAGGCCCATGCGTTGATGATCTTGCTGTCGGTGGTGTTGGGACACGGGTTGGCATCTTTCTTGATCGACTATATGGGTTGGTCTCGCCTGATCAGTCAGCTATTTTAA